Proteins from one Apis cerana isolate GH-2021 linkage group LG11, AcerK_1.0, whole genome shotgun sequence genomic window:
- the LOC107995123 gene encoding membrane metallo-endopeptidase-like 1 isoform X4 — MEEISSSENEKNIDLSIITMDTSLYNFSTFIFNFTENSTSTPITEKYQKTTDMIKTTSTDTNALMEEVSSNEDERNITNISEYIVSSSTISTTVKNNIDDYTTINTDTIDSTTDSSFNNQTCISGECKNLASKILFYMNHTIDPCEDFYEYACGGFEINPQTVEFNLEDISYQRILRQMKKENVENVSLFTKYYDSCMQYEKINQTERIKLARKLLDKVGKFYTTKDLAEKHTNFTFLFATLLLHNSALLFDIVPDLDEYSPKQFTLKIGPTTYSNPFEIEETNDPCYADQLEREKETVDLGKLYREYKTCKKNTTEFIKSISETLTTFGIFNELNNSYNISQFISSTYINIDFKIVKGFFANFPSQDKIREAYLMKNYTRITIEELQNNFKVINWTQLIYFLTKQRVQEKVKVQVYFYNELAKGLKILEEFEKTDPMTLYNALLALYARNLYHELVLSKHVDVKKYCLRVATNVLIPEASNLYISSFSKDELIYINETIHSIFEKLKETLKLNIKNKKWLTQKDRVALITKLNNLKIVLPDISYFNNNKSIYIRYQANKVNLSNNYLENSIILMQRYRKLIYGQVFTNPGDLEQIWTQYAKPYQSKGIVIYGLNLIVIPFGIIDWSMNYNEFSFDYIKMATIGNIIAHQIAHHFDANGIYYWNGTRDAKNSLLNDDKSRYNFNEYINYHRNDQNYMSMILSFTGQNVSYKISQLTLNERLSEITGLRLAYDTLARLRSKKDYLPWLELDFNQLFYLTYAQMYCTKSPLTSSYISLYENEQLPNRIRIFVSALNNMLLGKAWNCPQGSRIMPNIPYIECKVFPYLCDTAE; from the exons ATGGAAGAGATTTCTTCTagcgagaatgaaaaaaatatagatctaTCAATAATTACAATGGATACATCATTATATAACTTTtcgacatttatttttaattttacggaAAATAGTACATCAACTCCGAttacagaaaaatatcaaaaaacgaCAGATATGATAAAAACAACTTCTACAGATACGAATGCTCTTATGGAAGAAGTTTCTTCTAATgaagatgaaagaaatataacaaatatttctgaatatataGTTTCTTCTTCTACAATATCAACtacagtaaaaaataatattgatgattATACAACTATTAATACAGATACAATTGATTCTACAACTGATTCATCGTTTAATAATCAAACATGTATTTCGGGTGAATGCAAAAATTTGGCCagcaagatattattttatatgaatcacACGATTGATCCATGCgaagatttttatgaatatgctTGCGGTGGTTTCGAGATCAATCCTCAAACTGTAGAATTCAATTTAGAAGATATATCTTATCAACGTATCTTAA gACAAATGAAGAAGGAAAATGTGGAAAATGTATCTCTTTTTACCAAATATTACGACAGTTGCATGcaatacgaaaaaattaatcaaacagAAAGGATAAAGCTag cAAGAAAACTATTAGATAAGGtaggaaaattttatactacAAAAGATTTGGCTGAAAAGCATACAAACTTTACTTTTCTATTCGCTACGTTATTATTACACAACAG cGCTTTATTGTTCGATATCGTCCCAGATCTCGACGAATATTCACCGAAACAATTCACTCTTAAAATAGGTCCAACGACATATAGCAATCCATTCGAAATAGAGGAAACTAATGATCCTTGTTATGCAGATCaattggaaagagaaaaagaaacggtgGATTTAGGAAAATTATATAGGGAATATAAAACATGCAAA aaaaatacgacagaatttattaaatccatCTCGGAAACTCTTACAACATTTGGAATATTCAATGAATTGAACAATTCGTACAATATCTCTCAATTTATAAGTAGTACATACATcaatatcgattttaaaatagtaaaaggATTTTTCGCG AATTTTCCTTCCCAAGATAAGATTCGCGAGGCATatcttatgaaaaattatacccGTATCACTATCGAGGAATTGCAGAACAATTTTAAAGTA ataaaTTGGACACagttaatttactttttaacgaAGCAACGTGttcaagaaaaagtaaaagtacAAGTTTACTTTTACAATGAACTAGCTAagggattgaaaattttggaagaatttgaaaaaacagATCCGATGACATTATACAATGCATTATTAGCATTGTATGCACGCAATCTTTATCACGAg ttaGTTTTATCAAAACATGTAGATGTTAAAAAATACTGCCTTCGCGTAGCAACTAATGTTTTAATCCCGGAAGCTTCgaacttatatatttcttcgttttcgaAAGATGaacttatttacataaatgaaaCT atacatAGTATATTTGAGAAACTTAAGGAgactctaaaattaaatattaaaaacaaaaaatggcTTACACAAAAAGATCGTGTCGcattaataacaaaactaaataatcttaaaattgttCTACCcgacatttcttattttaataataataaatcaatttatataagatatcaaGCAAACAAg gtaaatttatcgaataattatttagaaaattcaataattttaatgcaaagatatcgaaaattaatctatGGACAAGTTTTTACAAATCCAGGAGATCTTGAACAAAt ATGGACACAATATGCAAAACCGTACCAATCTAAAGGAATCGTGATTTATGGATTAAATCTCATTGTGATACCATTTGGTATAATCGACTGGTCCATGAATTATAacgaattttcatttgattacATAAAAATGGCAACAATTGGTAACATAATTGCACACCAAATTGCTCATCACTTTGATGCAAatg gtATTTATTATTGGAATGGAACTCGCGATGCCAAGAACAGTTTGTTAAACGATGATAAatctagatataattttaatgaatatattaactatcaccgaaatgatcaaaattatatgagTATGATATTATCATTTACTGGACAAAACGTGAGTTATAAG ATTTCGCAATTGACTCTAAATGAACGTCTGTCCGAGATAACGGGACTAAGATTAGCCTACGATACTTTGGCTCGATTGAGATCTAAAAAAGATTATCTTCCATGGTTAGAACTTGATTTCAATCAGTTATTCTATCTCACCTATGCTCAG atgTACTGTACGAAGTCACCACTTACGTCATCGTATATATCATTGTATGAAAATGAACAGTTACCAAATCGGATTCGTATTTTTGTCTCcgcattaaataatatgcttCTCGGCAAAGCTTGGAATTGTCCGCAAGGTTCACGAATAATGCcaaatattccatatattgAATGCAAAGTATTTCCATATTTATGCGACACAGCAGAATAA